One stretch of Candidatus Poribacteria bacterium DNA includes these proteins:
- a CDS encoding BrnT family toxin translates to MQVEWDEDKNDANILKHRVDFETASRVFEDPLRTDTQDDREDYGEERWVSTGYAGPRLLTVVYVERSGILRLISAWKSTREERRAYESAQSSGT, encoded by the coding sequence ATGCAAGTTGAGTGGGACGAAGACAAGAACGACGCCAATATCCTCAAGCACCGAGTCGACTTCGAGACGGCGAGTCGCGTCTTTGAAGACCCACTCCGGACGGACACCCAAGATGATCGGGAAGATTACGGCGAGGAGCGTTGGGTCTCTACCGGATACGCTGGTCCTCGCCTTCTGACCGTCGTCTACGTCGAGCGTAGTGGAATCCTTCGGCTCATCTCTGCTTGGAAGTCGACCCGAGAAGAGAGGCGCGCGTATGAATCCGCTCAGTCATCAGGAACGTGA
- a CDS encoding helix-turn-helix domain-containing protein — translation MSDEEVERRVREDPDAPNPGVVLPRRRIALARRIRLQLGMSQSEFAHAYGFPLRTLQKWERHEREPSTATMAYLHAISAMPQAVAEAVAEGFDRMKAS, via the coding sequence ATGAGCGATGAGGAAGTGGAACGGCGCGTTCGGGAGGATCCTGACGCGCCAAACCCTGGAGTAGTTCTGCCGCGCCGGCGCATCGCGTTGGCAAGGAGGATTCGGCTGCAGTTGGGGATGTCGCAGTCTGAGTTTGCCCATGCGTACGGATTCCCCCTCAGGACACTTCAGAAGTGGGAACGCCACGAACGCGAGCCATCCACGGCGACGATGGCATACCTGCACGCGATCTCGGCTATGCCTCAGGCGGTAGCAGAAGCGGTTGCTGAGGGGTTTGATCGCATGAAGGCATCGTAG
- a CDS encoding SAM-dependent DNA methyltransferase, which produces MNHSEIVSLLWGIADLIRDTFKRGKYQDVILPLTVLRRLDCVLAPTKAKVLATHVRFQGELDNLDELLEGVSGYAFSNASLYDFDRLTDDPTNTAANLRNYIAGFSENMREVLEKFDFDNTISKLDEAGLLFKVLERFKEVDLHPNKVDNPTMGMIFEELIRKFNEALNENPGEHFTPRDVVHLMVVLMLAGDESRIGDPTKVFSVYDPCCGSGGMLMITKEHVTVGVRRNGDMIRPATDPTAKIYLFGQEVNPETWAVSKSDLFMNDPTGEDAKRIEFGSVLSNDRHASRTFDYMIANPPYGKDWKRDEDAVRKEHENSNGRFAPGLPRISDGQLLFLLHMLSRRKEPQNGSRIAIIMNGSPLFTGDAGSGESEIRRYVLENDFLEAIVALPEQLFYNTGIATYIWLLTNRKALHRLGKVQLIDASSFWVPMRKSLGDKRREIPFERAEDILRVLTEFKDGAEEEAVVSRIYPTTHFGFRKITVERPLRLSFQATPERIAQLDNEKGFQSLAESRKKGTAGEMEQAVGRAQQETIRKLLRSLPDTLFTNRDEFERALNSAARKLNVSLPASVRKAILSALSERDENAAICRDKDGNPEPDPELRDTESVPLSESVEAFFEREVKPHAPDAWIDTSKRDEKDKQVGIVGYEINFNRYFYRYTPPRPLEEIEADIREIEQDIVRMLAEVTGSSAG; this is translated from the coding sequence GTGAATCACAGCGAGATCGTCAGCCTGCTTTGGGGCATCGCCGACCTAATCCGCGACACCTTCAAACGCGGCAAGTATCAGGACGTCATCCTACCCCTGACCGTCCTACGCCGGCTTGACTGCGTGCTTGCGCCGACCAAAGCGAAGGTGCTGGCAACGCACGTACGCTTCCAAGGCGAGCTCGACAACCTTGACGAGCTGCTTGAAGGAGTGTCAGGGTACGCGTTCTCCAATGCGTCCCTATACGATTTCGACAGGCTTACCGACGATCCGACGAACACGGCAGCGAACCTCCGCAACTATATCGCCGGGTTCAGCGAGAACATGCGCGAAGTTCTCGAAAAGTTCGACTTCGACAACACAATCAGCAAGCTGGACGAAGCCGGGCTTTTGTTCAAAGTGCTCGAACGTTTCAAGGAGGTCGACCTTCATCCCAACAAGGTGGACAACCCCACCATGGGGATGATCTTCGAGGAGCTGATCCGCAAGTTCAACGAAGCGCTGAACGAGAACCCCGGCGAGCACTTCACGCCGCGCGACGTGGTGCATCTGATGGTAGTCCTCATGCTCGCCGGCGATGAATCGCGCATCGGCGACCCCACGAAGGTGTTTAGTGTCTACGACCCGTGTTGCGGATCCGGCGGAATGTTGATGATTACCAAGGAACATGTCACCGTCGGCGTGCGCCGTAACGGAGACATGATCCGTCCGGCAACCGATCCGACGGCGAAGATCTATCTTTTCGGCCAAGAGGTGAACCCGGAGACATGGGCAGTCTCGAAGTCGGACCTGTTCATGAATGACCCGACCGGGGAAGATGCCAAAAGAATCGAGTTCGGAAGCGTCTTGTCGAACGACCGCCATGCGAGCCGCACTTTCGACTATATGATCGCGAATCCGCCGTACGGCAAAGACTGGAAGCGCGACGAAGACGCTGTTCGGAAAGAACATGAGAACAGCAATGGCAGGTTCGCCCCCGGTCTACCACGGATCAGCGACGGCCAACTCCTCTTTCTGCTCCACATGTTGTCGCGTCGAAAAGAACCCCAGAACGGATCGCGCATCGCGATCATTATGAACGGTTCGCCGCTTTTTACGGGCGATGCCGGGAGCGGCGAGAGCGAAATCCGCCGTTATGTCCTCGAAAACGACTTCCTTGAGGCGATTGTCGCGTTGCCGGAGCAACTCTTCTACAACACGGGTATCGCAACCTACATTTGGTTGCTCACCAACCGCAAAGCGCTGCATCGCCTAGGCAAGGTGCAACTCATTGACGCGTCGTCGTTCTGGGTTCCGATGCGGAAGAGCCTCGGCGACAAACGGCGCGAAATACCCTTCGAACGAGCAGAAGACATCCTCAGAGTCCTCACCGAGTTCAAAGACGGCGCGGAGGAAGAAGCTGTCGTCAGTCGCATCTACCCGACGACGCACTTCGGGTTCCGCAAGATCACCGTCGAGCGTCCGTTGCGGCTCAGCTTTCAAGCGACGCCCGAACGCATCGCCCAACTCGACAACGAAAAGGGGTTCCAGAGCCTCGCCGAGTCGAGGAAAAAGGGGACCGCCGGCGAGATGGAGCAAGCGGTCGGACGCGCCCAGCAGGAGACGATCCGGAAACTCCTGCGCTCGTTGCCGGACACGCTCTTCACAAACCGGGATGAGTTCGAACGCGCGTTGAACAGCGCGGCGCGGAAACTGAACGTCTCGCTTCCGGCGTCGGTGAGGAAGGCGATTCTTTCGGCTCTCTCCGAGCGCGACGAAAACGCCGCGATCTGCCGCGACAAGGACGGCAATCCCGAACCGGACCCGGAACTCCGCGACACCGAGAGCGTTCCGCTCTCTGAGAGCGTCGAAGCCTTCTTTGAGCGCGAGGTGAAGCCTCACGCGCCCGACGCCTGGATTGACACATCGAAACGCGACGAGAAAGACAAACAGGTCGGTATCGTCGGCTACGAAATCAACTTCAATCGCTATTTCTACCGCTACACGCCGCCGCGTCCGCTTGAGGAGATCGAGGCGGACATCCGCGAGATCGAGCAGGACATCGTACGGATGCTCGCCGAGGTGACCGGCAGCAGTGCCGGTTGA
- a CDS encoding type IV toxin-antitoxin system AbiEi family antitoxin domain-containing protein yields MTMNTGRITTDHLREAGVGAFFRLRDVAPLGVSYSTLRRLVTHGEVQKVGAGLYRLSDADPVELETVAMVASAVP; encoded by the coding sequence ATGACTATGAATACTGGTCGTATCACGACGGATCATCTCCGCGAAGCGGGCGTCGGGGCGTTCTTCCGTCTCCGCGACGTTGCTCCGCTCGGCGTCTCGTACTCGACGCTTCGGCGGCTTGTGACCCACGGAGAGGTTCAAAAAGTCGGCGCGGGACTCTATCGGCTCAGCGACGCCGATCCTGTCGAACTAGAGACGGTCGCGATGGTCGCATCCGCCGTTCCC